Proteins from a genomic interval of Pecten maximus chromosome 13, xPecMax1.1, whole genome shotgun sequence:
- the LOC117340746 gene encoding uncharacterized threonine-rich GPI-anchored glycoprotein PJ4664.02-like, which translates to MQMNSSYPTSVRSQVNSSYLTSVGSQVNSPYPRSVGSQVNSSYPRSVGSQVNSPYPRSVGSQVNSSYLRSVGSQVNSSYLRSVGSQVNSSYPRSAGSHGQVNSSYPRSVGSQVNSSYLTSVRSQVNSPYLTSVGSQVNSSYLRSVGSQVNSSYPRSVGSQVKSSYLRSVGSQVKSSYLRSVGSQVNSSYLRSVGSQENSSYPRSVGSQVNSFYPRSVGSQVNSSYLRSLGSQVNGSYLRSVGSQVNSSYPRSVGSQVNSSYLRSVGSQVNSSYPRSVRSQVNSSYPRSVRSQVNSPYPRSVRSQVNSSYPRSVGSQVNSSYPRSVRSQVNSSYPRSVRSQVNSSYPRSVGSQVNSFYPRSVGSQVNSSYLRSVGSQVNSSYPRSVRSQVNILHHQPD; encoded by the coding sequence ATGCAGATGAACAGCTCCTATCCTACATCTGTGAGATCCCAGGTGAACAGCTCCTATCTAACATCTGTGGGATCCCAGGTAAACAGTCCCTATCCTAGATCTGTGGGATCCCAGGTAAACAGTTCCTATCCTAGATCTGTGGGATCCCAGGTGAACAGTCCCTATCCTAGATCTGTGGGATCCCAGGTGAACAGTTCCTATCTTAGATCTGTGGGATCCCAGGTAAACAGTTCCTATCTTAGATCTGTGGGATCCCAGGTGAACAGTTCCTATCCTAGATCTGCGGGATCCCATGGCCAGGTGAACAGTTCCTATCCTAGATCTGTGGGATCCCAGGTAAACAGTTCCTATCTAACATCTGTGAGATCCCAGGTGAACAGTCCCTATCTAACATCTGTGGGATCCCAGGTAAACAGTTCCTATCTTAGATCTGTGGGATCCCAGGTGAACAGTTCCTATCCTAGATCTGTGGGATCCCAGGTGAAAAGTTCCTATCTTAGATCTGTGGGATCCCAGGTGAAAAGTTCCTATCTTAGATCTGTGGGATCCCAGGTGAACAGTTCCTATCTTAGATCTGTGGGATCCCAGGAGAACAGTTCCTATCCTAGATCTGTGGGATCCCAGGTAAACAGTTTCTATCCTAGATCTGTGGGATCCCAGGTAAACAGTTCCTATCTTAGATCTTTGGGATCCCAGGTGAACGGTTCCTATCTTAGATCTGTGGGATCCCAGGTGAACAGTTCCTATCCTAGATCTGTGGGATCCCAGGTAAACAGTTCCTATCTTAGATCTGTGGGATCCCAGGTGAACAGTTCCTATCCTAGATCTGTGAGATCCCAGGTGAACAGTTCCTATCCTAGATCTGTGAGATCCCAGGTAAACAGTCCCTATCCTAGATCTGTGAGATCCCAGGTGAACAGCTCCTATCCTAGATCTGTGGGATCCCAGGTAAACAGTTCCTATCCTAGATCTGTGAGATCCCAGGTGAACAGTTCCTATCCTAGATCTGTGAGATCCCAGGTAAACAGTTCCTATCCTAGATCTGTGGGATCCCAGGTAAACAGTTTCTATCCTAGATCTGTGGGATCCCAGGTAAACAGTTCCTATCTTAGATCTGTGGGATCCCAGGTGAACAGTTCCTATCCTAGATCTGTGAGATCCCAGGTGAACATTTTACACCATCAGCCTGATTAG